The Caulifigura coniformis genome includes a region encoding these proteins:
- a CDS encoding recombinase family protein, translating to MSATFIYIRVSTDEQAKVSGLGLEVQESECRAFAASQGLSVSAVFTDGGVSRSTYLTERPAMSALLASIKKGTTVIVHKHCRLGDSVAIAMMMKECKRKGARLLVVHGDNSGSDEALLLAGVLSIISDHELRSIASRTRKALAKKKERGEVYTRRVYGFRAVKNQLIADDAEQAVIDRIKTEASSGLSWAAIARGLNLARVAAPSGTDWHPRTVQRIAERASAA from the coding sequence ATGTCCGCGACGTTCATCTACATCCGAGTCAGCACCGACGAACAAGCCAAGGTTTCAGGTCTCGGCCTTGAAGTCCAGGAGTCGGAGTGTCGAGCATTTGCGGCATCGCAAGGCCTCTCGGTCTCCGCAGTTTTCACCGATGGCGGCGTCTCACGGTCCACCTACCTGACCGAGCGTCCGGCGATGTCAGCCCTGCTTGCGTCGATCAAGAAGGGGACCACGGTCATCGTCCATAAGCACTGCCGACTCGGCGACAGCGTTGCGATCGCGATGATGATGAAGGAGTGCAAGCGGAAGGGCGCTCGGCTGCTTGTCGTCCACGGCGACAACAGCGGTTCCGACGAAGCCCTTCTCCTAGCTGGTGTGCTTTCAATCATTTCGGATCACGAACTCCGCAGCATCGCTTCGCGGACACGGAAGGCGCTGGCGAAGAAGAAGGAACGGGGCGAGGTCTACACTCGCCGCGTGTACGGATTCCGTGCCGTCAAGAATCAGCTCATCGCCGACGATGCGGAACAGGCTGTCATCGACCGCATCAAGACCGAAGCATCGTCAGGGCTGTCGTGGGCAGCCATCGCCAGAGGGTTGAACCTAGCACGAGTCGCCGCACCGTCCGGAACAGACTGGCATCCACGCACAGTGCAGAGAATCGCTGAGCGGGCTTCAGCGGCCTAG
- a CDS encoding IS3 family transposase (programmed frameshift), translating to MARKRFGAEQIIPKLREAEVEIAQGATVAAAAKKIGVTEQTYYRWKKEYGGLKMDQAKRLKELEKENARLKRLLADAELDKAILREAAFGKLLSPAKRRQAVTYVRNSLGPENISERRACRVLGQFRSTQRRQAHVPDEEPRLIRDMVALATQYGRYGYRRVTALLRRDGWKVNHKRVERLWRQEGLKVPKRQPKRKRLWFNDGSCVRLRPAHRDHVWSYDFVQTRTHDGRPVRMLTVIDEFTRECLAIDVARRLTSEDVLERLSDLFVRRGVPRHIRSDNGPEFTAIAVQDWLRRVRVKTLFIEPGSPWENGYVESFNGKLRDELLEREVFETLLEAKVLIERWRVEYNTIRPHSSLGYRPPAPEVRPLQRPASAALQQASAAVPLTGESLT from the exons ATGGCGAGGAAAAGGTTTGGCGCCGAGCAGATCATCCCGAAGCTCCGAGAAGCCGAGGTCGAGATCGCTCAGGGAGCCACGGTGGCAGCGGCGGCCAAGAAGATCGGTGTCACCGAGCAGACGTACTACCGCTGGAAGAAAGAGTACGGCGGTCTGAAGATGGACCAGGCGAAGCGGCTCAAGGAACTGGAGAAGGAGAACGCCCGCCTGAAGCGGCTCCTGGCCGACGCTGAGTTGGACAAGGCGATCCTGCGGGAGGCTGCCT TCGGGAAACTTCTGAGCCCGGCGAAGCGGCGCCAGGCGGTGACCTACGTCCGCAATTCGCTGGGCCCGGAGAACATCTCAGAGCGTCGGGCCTGTCGTGTACTGGGCCAGTTCCGATCCACCCAACGCCGCCAGGCCCACGTTCCTGACGAAGAACCCCGCCTGATCCGGGACATGGTGGCCCTGGCCACTCAGTACGGTCGTTACGGCTATCGCCGGGTGACGGCCTTGCTCCGGAGGGATGGATGGAAGGTGAACCACAAGCGGGTCGAGCGTCTGTGGCGGCAGGAAGGCCTGAAGGTCCCCAAACGGCAGCCAAAACGAAAGCGACTGTGGTTCAACGATGGATCGTGTGTCCGGCTGCGGCCGGCGCATCGGGATCACGTCTGGAGCTACGACTTCGTGCAGACGAGGACGCACGACGGGAGGCCGGTCCGGATGCTGACGGTGATTGACGAGTTCACCCGGGAGTGCCTGGCGATCGATGTAGCCCGGAGACTGACCAGCGAGGACGTCTTGGAGCGTCTCAGCGATCTGTTCGTCCGGAGAGGTGTTCCGAGGCACATCCGGTCGGACAACGGCCCGGAGTTCACGGCCATCGCTGTTCAGGATTGGCTCAGGAGAGTTCGCGTGAAGACATTGTTTATCGAACCAGGCAGTCCTTGGGAGAACGGCTACGTGGAGTCGTTCAACGGCAAGCTCAGAGATGAGCTGCTTGAACGGGAAGTCTTTGAGACGTTGCTGGAGGCGAAGGTGCTGATCGAGCGCTGGCGTGTGGAATACAACACGATCAGGCCGCACAGCTCCTTGGGGTATCGTCCCCCGGCCCCGGAGGTGCGCCCGCTGCAGAGGCCTGCTTCCGCTGCGCTCCAGCAGGCCTCTGCAGCGGTTCCTTTGACAGGCGAGTCTTTAACTTAG
- a CDS encoding PrgI family protein, producing MIQWKGQTPKWLTEEPGSLAWLGGMSFAQLAILGGGMLVVVLVWAGALSTILLALGVANKLALVISLIAAAALFAGVWWRKQPASLPIFPAGRVDPAASTTECEVTEIVEISEVTDLDDFGPGFVFRTTSGDSLFICGPEIEELGGKVATTSLRVVVSTLSPDVVSIEVTGSPLAVSSDVELETLPLKWWCSFWVFRDDG from the coding sequence GTGATTCAGTGGAAGGGGCAGACGCCGAAATGGCTTACCGAGGAGCCTGGTTCGCTTGCATGGCTGGGCGGCATGTCCTTCGCACAACTCGCCATCTTGGGCGGAGGAATGCTCGTTGTAGTCCTAGTGTGGGCCGGCGCATTGAGCACGATTCTCCTGGCACTCGGCGTCGCGAACAAACTAGCCCTAGTGATCTCATTGATCGCGGCAGCTGCCCTGTTCGCCGGAGTATGGTGGCGGAAACAACCAGCTTCGTTGCCGATCTTTCCCGCGGGCCGAGTCGACCCGGCTGCGAGCACGACTGAATGCGAAGTCACTGAGATTGTCGAAATCAGTGAGGTCACGGACCTTGACGACTTCGGACCGGGGTTTGTGTTTCGCACGACTTCCGGCGACTCGCTCTTTATTTGTGGGCCAGAGATTGAAGAGCTAGGCGGCAAGGTTGCGACCACGTCATTGCGTGTGGTGGTCAGCACCCTTTCACCTGACGTTGTCTCGATCGAAGTGACCGGCTCACCACTGGCCGTATCGAGTGACGTCGAACTCGAGACTCTGCCACTCAAATGGTGGTGCTCGTTCTGGGTTTTCCGAGACGACGGCTAA
- a CDS encoding AAA family ATPase: MTTESPPSDDGFASFTLTELLAEPIEQDYLVDGILAAGAEAVLGGAKKCLKTTIGVDLAISLGTATPFLGQFAVSRPRRVGMMSGESGRLVITKAADRIARSKGINSLAECDVRWCFDLPNLTDAESLTRLRRFVERWNLEALIVDPAYLALPMSSSTAGCFFSVGGHLRQSLTKLRQDTGVTPLLSHHAKDTGRSCRRPILSDLMWAGFAEWARQWILLSRRKLYSPQRPTHHDLYLQVGSPIGHSSAWSLEIEDSVFESKWSVGVAADDGPQQRLEKGEVTTSVNPIVPAASALDSLILSHVPEGEEGLAASAIASNAGRNNSSTKKALDRLFDEGKVRRLDGKRGHVYVRASA; this comes from the coding sequence GTGACGACTGAGTCACCGCCGTCTGACGACGGCTTCGCGAGCTTTACACTTACTGAGCTGCTAGCAGAACCGATCGAACAGGATTATCTGGTCGACGGAATCCTCGCTGCCGGTGCTGAAGCCGTCTTGGGCGGAGCGAAAAAGTGCCTCAAGACGACGATCGGCGTTGATCTTGCGATCAGTCTCGGAACGGCGACACCGTTCTTGGGCCAGTTCGCCGTAAGCCGGCCCCGTCGTGTCGGAATGATGTCCGGTGAGTCTGGACGACTGGTTATCACGAAGGCGGCGGATCGCATTGCACGCTCGAAGGGCATAAACAGCCTGGCCGAATGTGACGTTCGGTGGTGTTTCGACCTGCCTAACCTGACGGACGCCGAGTCGTTGACTCGGCTGCGGCGTTTCGTCGAACGGTGGAACCTCGAAGCACTCATCGTTGATCCGGCCTACCTGGCCCTCCCGATGAGTTCGTCGACTGCCGGTTGCTTCTTCTCCGTGGGCGGACACCTCCGCCAATCGCTGACGAAGCTTCGTCAGGACACGGGTGTTACTCCACTTCTCTCACACCATGCCAAGGATACCGGTCGATCGTGTCGCAGGCCGATCCTCTCGGACCTCATGTGGGCTGGTTTTGCCGAGTGGGCCAGACAGTGGATTCTGCTGAGTCGGAGAAAGCTCTATAGCCCCCAACGACCGACGCATCACGACTTGTACCTACAGGTCGGAAGCCCGATCGGCCACAGCTCGGCCTGGTCACTCGAAATCGAGGACTCCGTCTTCGAGTCGAAATGGAGTGTCGGGGTTGCTGCGGACGATGGCCCGCAGCAGCGGCTAGAGAAGGGTGAGGTGACGACCAGCGTGAATCCGATTGTCCCAGCGGCGTCGGCACTTGACTCCCTGATTCTGAGTCATGTTCCCGAAGGTGAAGAGGGCCTGGCAGCATCCGCGATCGCCTCGAACGCGGGTCGCAACAACAGTTCGACGAAGAAGGCGCTCGACCGCCTTTTTGATGAAGGCAAAGTTCGACGCCTCGACGGCAAACGTGGTCACGTCTATGTGAGGGCATCTGCGTGA
- a CDS encoding helix-turn-helix domain-containing protein — protein sequence MRCRIGMHLKDVAEELNVSRQLVSSWEAGTRPIADKHAARLYTIHKQCLEDEYRPLQKRDPRLRREMRSL from the coding sequence ATGCGTTGTCGGATCGGGATGCATCTGAAGGACGTGGCGGAAGAACTGAACGTCAGCCGTCAGCTTGTCAGCTCGTGGGAGGCGGGGACACGCCCCATTGCGGATAAGCACGCGGCGCGGTTGTACACGATCCACAAGCAGTGCCTCGAAGACGAGTATCGGCCGTTGCAGAAGAGAGACCCGCGGCTACGGCGTGAGATGAGGTCGCTTTGA
- a CDS encoding helix-turn-helix domain-containing protein: protein MEALLEKAEVCKALRCSESHIDRERRAGRLVSVRLGRRVLFEPEELRRYVAAQRELATGELS from the coding sequence ATGGAAGCACTGTTAGAGAAGGCGGAAGTCTGCAAGGCACTTCGGTGCAGCGAATCGCACATCGATCGAGAGCGAAGGGCCGGTAGGCTCGTCAGCGTCCGACTCGGGCGACGTGTGTTGTTTGAGCCGGAGGAGCTTCGGAGGTACGTTGCGGCTCAACGTGAACTGGCTACTGGAGAGTTGAGCTAA
- a CDS encoding tyrosine-type recombinase/integrase, with amino-acid sequence MGVQPDTATAEWVKGVGNEFAERLATLGLIPSRESSEPATLGTFLDTYVEMRTDVKPDTKVVWSHTQRNLIAHFGPRKVLTDITEGDADEFKLFLLDQGLAQATVHKRLQIARQFFRTAKRKKLCQSNPFDEVSAPAVTDKRRRRFVERSAIDEVLEECSPEWRLIVVLARYAGLRCPSEVLSLKFEDINFRTGRMVITSPKTEHHEGKEFRVCPIFPEVRPELERAFENAPEGAVYVLEAYRARSFKRASWKSTNLRTQLLRILKRAGVDPWPKLFQGMRASCETELLQRFPEHVVAAWLGHSVRVQQEHYAMVRDEDFAAASEATQNPTQSGAVSGLPALSGGQATHEPSLRILGKHAELQRFSRRKVGVTGFEPVTSSV; translated from the coding sequence ATGGGCGTCCAACCGGACACGGCAACTGCCGAATGGGTGAAGGGTGTCGGTAATGAGTTCGCGGAGAGGCTGGCCACTCTCGGTCTGATCCCTTCGCGTGAAAGCTCCGAACCGGCAACGCTCGGCACGTTTCTCGATACCTACGTCGAGATGCGGACGGACGTGAAGCCCGACACCAAGGTCGTCTGGAGTCACACGCAACGAAACCTCATCGCGCACTTTGGGCCGCGGAAGGTTCTCACAGACATCACGGAGGGGGATGCCGACGAGTTCAAGCTGTTCCTCCTCGACCAAGGGCTGGCTCAAGCGACCGTCCACAAGCGGCTCCAGATCGCGCGCCAGTTCTTCCGGACGGCGAAGCGGAAGAAGCTGTGCCAGAGCAATCCCTTTGACGAGGTGAGCGCCCCTGCGGTGACAGATAAGCGGCGGCGTCGGTTCGTTGAACGGTCGGCTATCGACGAGGTTCTGGAGGAGTGCTCTCCCGAGTGGCGTCTGATCGTCGTCCTCGCCCGTTATGCCGGGCTGCGGTGTCCCTCCGAAGTCCTGTCCCTCAAGTTTGAGGACATCAACTTCCGGACCGGCCGTATGGTCATTACCTCGCCGAAGACCGAGCACCACGAAGGCAAGGAGTTTCGGGTCTGTCCGATTTTCCCTGAGGTCCGTCCGGAGCTGGAGAGGGCGTTCGAGAACGCTCCAGAGGGGGCGGTCTACGTCTTGGAGGCCTACCGAGCGAGGTCGTTCAAGCGGGCGAGCTGGAAGAGCACGAACCTGAGGACGCAGCTACTGCGGATTCTGAAGCGTGCTGGCGTCGACCCGTGGCCCAAACTGTTCCAGGGAATGAGGGCGAGCTGTGAGACGGAATTGCTCCAGAGGTTTCCGGAACACGTCGTCGCAGCCTGGCTAGGGCACAGTGTTCGAGTGCAGCAAGAGCACTATGCGATGGTCCGGGACGAGGACTTCGCGGCGGCATCAGAGGCAACGCAGAATCCAACGCAGTCTGGAGCGGTCAGCGGTCTTCCTGCGTTGTCTGGAGGTCAGGCAACGCACGAGCCATCCCTAAGAATCCTAGGGAAACACGCTGAATTGCAGCGTTTCAGCAGGAGAAAAGTGGGCGTTACAGGATTCGAACCTGTGACCTCTTCCGTGTGA
- a CDS encoding HDOD domain-containing protein: protein MPIEPASFARLPSLPAVAVKLLQLFSNPDVSLGAVADVLRPDPALTARLLRAASSAEFGVGRPLTDTRRAVQMLGTRRVTSLALSFLLSDDATRPGPVGEQYREIWIRCVVQAVAMELLAARRARGAESEHFTVGLLLEIGALALLRSSPDEFLKASAAAWAQPERREQIEAEIIGCTQSDVTVALFRHWRLPTMMTEAVRLRRGTIIDLSQSTSASHRVLIEGAAMATWVGDYFCTGDTGNALIRCLELGEMLFRMGVSDVRGLLSDVHAKVLAGATLFNTDLSRMESPDALMERAKTQMAELLSRLQEAQGEHVAEAGMLEEHEPQRRAARLMAALAN, encoded by the coding sequence GTGCCTATTGAACCTGCCTCATTTGCGCGACTGCCGTCGCTTCCCGCCGTCGCGGTGAAGCTCCTGCAGCTTTTCTCGAACCCCGATGTGTCGCTCGGGGCGGTGGCTGATGTGCTGCGCCCCGATCCGGCGCTCACGGCCCGTCTGCTGCGAGCGGCGAGCTCGGCCGAGTTTGGCGTTGGCCGACCGCTGACCGACACGCGACGGGCGGTCCAGATGCTGGGGACTCGCCGGGTCACGTCGCTCGCGCTGTCGTTTCTTCTCAGCGACGATGCAACGCGGCCCGGGCCAGTCGGTGAGCAGTATCGCGAAATCTGGATCCGCTGCGTCGTGCAGGCCGTCGCGATGGAACTGCTGGCAGCCCGCCGGGCGCGTGGAGCGGAATCGGAGCACTTCACGGTCGGCCTGCTCCTGGAGATCGGCGCGCTTGCGTTGCTGAGGTCGTCGCCCGATGAATTCCTGAAGGCTTCGGCGGCGGCGTGGGCGCAGCCGGAGCGCCGGGAGCAGATCGAGGCGGAGATCATCGGGTGCACGCAGTCGGACGTGACGGTGGCGCTGTTTCGTCACTGGCGACTGCCGACGATGATGACCGAAGCGGTGCGGCTGCGCCGGGGAACGATCATCGATTTGTCCCAGTCGACATCCGCCTCGCACCGCGTCCTCATCGAGGGGGCCGCGATGGCGACCTGGGTGGGGGACTATTTCTGCACAGGCGACACGGGCAATGCGCTGATCCGCTGCCTGGAGCTGGGAGAGATGCTCTTCCGGATGGGCGTTTCGGATGTTCGCGGGCTCTTAAGTGACGTCCACGCCAAGGTGCTGGCCGGGGCGACCCTCTTCAACACGGATCTGTCGCGAATGGAATCGCCCGACGCACTCATGGAACGTGCGAAAACGCAGATGGCCGAGCTACTGAGCCGCCTGCAGGAGGCGCAGGGTGAGCACGTTGCCGAAGCGGGTATGCTCGAAGAACACGAGCCGCAGCGTCGGGCCGCACGGCTGATGGCGGCGCTGGCGAACTGA
- the dtd gene encoding D-aminoacyl-tRNA deacylase produces MRAVVQRVSSASVTVAGEVTGQIGRGYLVLLGIANDDRQDDLIYLAQKVIGLRIFEDADGKMNLSLADVGGAMLVVSQFTLYGDCRKGRRPSFIEAARPEVAEPLYRSFVAEVRGQGITVETGRFQTEMQVSLVNDGPVTILVDSRKQF; encoded by the coding sequence ATGCGGGCAGTGGTTCAGCGAGTGTCGTCTGCGAGCGTCACCGTGGCGGGCGAGGTGACCGGCCAGATCGGGCGCGGGTACCTGGTCCTCCTCGGGATCGCGAATGACGATCGACAGGATGATCTGATTTACCTGGCCCAGAAAGTGATCGGCCTGCGTATCTTCGAAGACGCCGACGGCAAAATGAACCTGTCACTGGCGGATGTTGGCGGAGCGATGCTTGTGGTCAGCCAGTTCACCCTCTATGGCGACTGTCGCAAAGGTCGCCGGCCGAGTTTCATTGAGGCCGCCCGCCCGGAAGTGGCGGAGCCGCTGTATCGGAGTTTTGTCGCGGAAGTTCGCGGGCAGGGCATCACCGTCGAGACGGGGCGATTCCAGACAGAAATGCAGGTGTCGCTCGTGAACGACGGACCGGTCACGATCCTGGTGGACAGCCGCAAGCAATTCTGA
- a CDS encoding QcrA and Rieske domain-containing protein, translating to MTEPKKLTTAEILALARQKKAAESEAAPAPVETPAAPTESTPAEPAAAAEAPAAPSEKPKPKSTADILAAARAAKAPAAGGEAAKPKSTSDILAAARAAGGSAGAAKPTSTADILAAARAGKAVSGAAAQPAAAKAAGPAAAKAAVPAEIASLPAGEKPSVEQMMKAVRAGKPAEAVKPKLPVKAPPAGAKPAKGESRRSFFDSLLSPFYLGFGILAAWGGLSGLAMARFMMPNTVLELPSRFKVGSTGDYPLGTVSEKYKASRGVWIVHTDSYDGRNILYALSSVCTHLGCTPNWLDAEQKFKCPCHGSGFYINGINFEGPAPRPLERVGLRVAEDGQLEVDKSVKFQEELGQWSDEKSFVQIV from the coding sequence ATGACCGAGCCGAAGAAGCTGACAACGGCTGAGATCCTCGCATTGGCTCGCCAGAAGAAGGCGGCTGAAAGCGAAGCGGCCCCGGCCCCCGTTGAAACGCCTGCGGCTCCAACCGAGTCGACGCCTGCGGAGCCGGCTGCTGCCGCAGAAGCTCCCGCTGCTCCTTCGGAAAAACCAAAACCCAAGTCGACGGCCGATATTCTCGCGGCGGCGCGGGCTGCCAAGGCTCCTGCCGCTGGCGGTGAGGCGGCCAAGCCGAAATCGACTTCCGACATCCTTGCAGCGGCCCGCGCGGCGGGAGGCTCCGCCGGGGCTGCGAAACCGACATCCACCGCCGACATTCTCGCCGCCGCCCGTGCGGGAAAAGCCGTCTCGGGCGCAGCCGCTCAGCCCGCCGCTGCAAAGGCGGCCGGACCGGCCGCCGCCAAGGCCGCTGTGCCAGCCGAGATTGCCTCCCTGCCTGCCGGTGAAAAGCCCTCCGTCGAGCAGATGATGAAGGCCGTCCGGGCTGGAAAGCCAGCCGAGGCCGTCAAGCCGAAGCTTCCCGTCAAAGCTCCGCCGGCGGGCGCGAAGCCGGCCAAGGGCGAATCACGCCGGTCGTTCTTCGACTCGCTTTTGTCGCCGTTCTACCTCGGATTCGGCATTCTCGCGGCATGGGGCGGCCTGAGCGGCCTTGCCATGGCCCGGTTCATGATGCCGAACACGGTGCTCGAGCTGCCGAGCCGCTTCAAGGTCGGTTCGACCGGCGATTACCCGCTCGGAACGGTCTCCGAGAAGTACAAGGCCAGCCGCGGCGTGTGGATTGTCCACACCGACAGCTATGACGGCCGGAATATTCTTTACGCTCTTTCGTCGGTCTGTACCCACCTGGGCTGCACCCCCAACTGGCTGGATGCAGAACAGAAATTCAAGTGTCCCTGCCACGGATCGGGCTTCTACATCAACGGCATCAACTTCGAGGGGCCGGCCCCTCGTCCGCTGGAGCGTGTCGGCCTCCGGGTGGCGGAAGACGGCCAGCTGGAAGTGGACAAGAGCGTGAAGTTCCAGGAAGAGCTCGGGCAATGGAGCGACGAGAAGTCGTTCGTGCAGATTGTGTGA
- a CDS encoding cytochrome b N-terminal domain-containing protein produces MSVGEYIRESQIWKSIFRHPAPYDRRNRAVVMLTNFFLHLHPVSVQQGGIALSYTWCMGGVTFFLFLVEALTGVLLMFYYRPTLEWAFTDIRALRDVTTLGIMREIHRWGAHAMVITVWLHMYRVFLTGSYKPPREFNWVIGVLLLVLTLLLSFTGYLLPWDQLAIWAITVGSNMARAHPVLGHEGPGFQLLNIGGYDIITKGSDARFLLLGAANVGEETLNRFYILHCVAIPVVVSLLIAIHFWRVRKDGGISQPL; encoded by the coding sequence ATGTCGGTCGGCGAATACATCCGAGAATCGCAGATCTGGAAGAGTATCTTCCGGCATCCCGCGCCCTACGACCGCCGAAACCGCGCGGTCGTGATGCTCACTAACTTCTTCCTGCACCTGCATCCAGTCTCGGTGCAGCAGGGAGGCATCGCCCTTTCCTACACCTGGTGCATGGGCGGCGTCACGTTCTTCCTCTTTCTTGTGGAAGCGCTGACGGGCGTCCTCCTGATGTTTTACTACCGGCCGACGCTGGAATGGGCCTTCACGGACATCCGCGCCCTCCGCGACGTGACGACCCTCGGCATCATGCGCGAGATTCATCGCTGGGGGGCCCACGCGATGGTCATCACGGTCTGGCTGCATATGTACCGCGTGTTTCTCACCGGCAGTTACAAGCCGCCGCGTGAGTTCAACTGGGTGATCGGCGTGCTGCTGCTGGTGTTGACGCTCCTGCTGTCGTTCACCGGCTACCTGCTCCCCTGGGATCAGCTGGCCATCTGGGCCATTACCGTCGGTTCGAACATGGCCCGCGCCCATCCGGTGCTGGGGCATGAAGGTCCCGGTTTCCAGCTGCTGAACATCGGCGGCTACGACATCATCACCAAGGGGAGCGATGCCCGGTTCCTGCTCCTCGGAGCGGCGAACGTCGGTGAAGAAACCCTGAACCGGTTTTACATCCTGCACTGCGTGGCGATCCCCGTCGTGGTGTCGCTGCTGATTGCGATCCACTTCTGGCGCGTCCGGAAGGACGGCGGAATCAGCCAGCCTTTGTGA
- a CDS encoding cytochrome b family protein, with protein sequence MESHTPDLTRGVIQGLGWLYLLLFGMNFMWTLRSYRQDGHLESFLGFKHIPKSMFWSLYTGFLLVIASVHLTIRASSAQSFILKLPDWFKNGVDSVVADPRIYFALSVLAFGVMVWTRRWWTKPTPAWILLNLAIIFVGLSMTDYDFRQIVGKPDNVPIVGMLFLGGFFTWLYFSQAVENDDRLAAGKPLKEKELSQQVLVWPDLVYTEMVCMVLLTALLIVWGVALQAPIEEPGSAVKTPNPSKAPWYFLGLQEMLVYYDPWMAGVVLPLIILGGLMAIPYIDFNQKGNGYYCYNDRKFAVNIFLFGFLPLWVGMIVLGTFIRGPNWNMFGVYEYWDVHKLEVLNNINLSDKVWIDWLGRSLPKPTNDMNALQGIGAILLREFLGIALVLGYLLVLPPLMAVTIFRSMYVRMGFVRYMVLANLILFMAALPLKMLLRWFFNLKYIVAIPEWFFNI encoded by the coding sequence ATGGAATCCCATACCCCCGATCTGACGCGCGGCGTGATCCAGGGCCTGGGGTGGCTCTACCTGCTGCTGTTCGGCATGAATTTCATGTGGACGCTGCGGAGCTACCGGCAGGACGGCCATCTGGAGTCGTTCCTCGGCTTCAAGCACATCCCCAAGTCGATGTTCTGGTCGCTGTATACCGGCTTCCTGCTGGTCATCGCCTCCGTGCATCTCACCATCCGGGCCAGTTCGGCCCAGTCGTTCATCCTCAAGCTGCCGGACTGGTTCAAGAACGGAGTCGACTCCGTCGTCGCCGATCCGCGAATCTATTTTGCCCTCTCGGTACTGGCATTCGGGGTGATGGTCTGGACGCGTCGGTGGTGGACCAAGCCGACCCCCGCGTGGATCCTGCTGAATCTGGCGATCATTTTCGTCGGTCTCAGCATGACCGACTACGACTTCCGCCAAATCGTCGGCAAGCCTGACAACGTGCCGATCGTCGGCATGCTGTTCCTCGGCGGTTTCTTCACCTGGCTGTATTTCAGCCAGGCGGTGGAGAACGACGATCGCCTCGCCGCCGGCAAGCCGCTGAAGGAAAAGGAACTCAGTCAGCAGGTGCTGGTGTGGCCCGATCTGGTCTACACCGAAATGGTGTGCATGGTGCTCCTGACGGCCCTGCTGATCGTGTGGGGGGTTGCCCTCCAGGCGCCAATCGAAGAGCCGGGTTCAGCGGTGAAAACGCCGAACCCGTCGAAGGCGCCGTGGTACTTCCTGGGCCTCCAGGAAATGCTCGTTTACTACGACCCGTGGATGGCCGGCGTCGTCCTGCCGCTGATCATTCTCGGCGGTCTGATGGCGATCCCCTACATCGACTTCAACCAGAAGGGGAACGGCTACTACTGCTACAACGACCGCAAGTTCGCGGTGAACATTTTCCTGTTCGGCTTCCTGCCCCTGTGGGTCGGAATGATCGTTCTCGGAACGTTTATCCGCGGCCCCAACTGGAACATGTTCGGCGTCTACGAGTACTGGGATGTCCACAAGCTGGAAGTGCTGAACAACATCAATCTGTCGGACAAGGTCTGGATCGACTGGCTGGGGCGATCACTCCCCAAGCCGACGAACGACATGAACGCCCTTCAGGGCATTGGTGCGATCCTGCTGCGTGAATTCCTCGGCATCGCCCTGGTGCTGGGATACCTGCTCGTCCTCCCGCCCCTGATGGCGGTCACAATCTTCCGGAGTATGTACGTCCGGATGGGGTTCGTGCGCTACATGGTGCTCGCGAACCTGATCCTGTTCATGGCGGCCCTGCCGCTCAAGATGCTGCTGCGATGGTTCTTCAACCTGAAGTACATCGTCGCGATTCCAGAGTGGTTCTTTAACATCTGA